Proteins encoded together in one Oryzias latipes chromosome 11, ASM223467v1 window:
- the LOC110013702 gene encoding NLR family CARD domain-containing protein 3-like isoform X1, translating into MEGARIHIGLCEKMDQIKDEAEPGSSDTKDQLLTQRVQSSASSCVSMKSDWSKELNPPDFSAESSDTKERKRSGVCVKEQPSTCALCQDVLKDPVSTICGHWFCRQCFTSYWDRSAQPGLCSCPQCAERSNSRASPQTVTESTGDQTHVGLPELLDEHQISLRSRCEHVTQGSEEAGSGMLLNRIYTELYITEGKSEEVNTQHEVMQLETPSKNSEVLDVPIRCNDIFKPSLNQPESIRVVLTSGVAGAGKSLSVQKFCLDWANGLENQELSAVIPLSFRELNLIRDQQHSLLSLVQLFHPEFKKIKAEQLAVCKPLFIFDGLDESRISLDFQNPPLVSDVVESSSVSVQLTNLIQGHLLPSALIWITSRPAAASQIPLARVDRVTEVRGFTDAQKEEFFRKRFSDEEELSTRIFSHIKSSRTLYVMCQIPVFCWIMAVVLEDMLTTEQRGELPTTLTDMYSYFLLVQTKRNMNKYQQEHQSSQELSEADREVLLKLGRLAFEHLDKGNIMFYQEDLEQCSLDVTGASVHSGVCTEVFKRECEIFQKPVYCFVHLSIQEFLAAVYMFHCFTHKNSEVMQEFLKSQTSSLEEFLWRVMDISLQSKTGHLDLFARFLHGLSIESNSKLLGSLLGQTENSPETIQRVINNLQQVNSGDCKREMDFITTKMIKDEVSPDRRINVFHCMMEMKDLSVHREIHKFLKSKDKTEKDLSEMQCLALAYMLQMSEEVLDELDLDQYRTSNEGRRRLIPAVKNCRKFRLRNCGLSETDCETVALALLSDPSHLTELDLSGNELQDSAMMLLCAGLENPNCRLESLRLRICSLSDFSCGVLGFALMSNPSHLKELDLRSADFQSSAMQHLCAFLENPHCILKTLRLVNCTLSKFSCAALVSALKSSPSHLTELDLSLNFIQDSGVEHLCAFLETSCCLLQTLRLQSFCVS; encoded by the exons ATGGAAGGAGCCAGGATTCACATCGGCCTGTGTGAGAAAATGGACCAGATCAAAGATGAAGCTGAACCTGGATCCTCAGACACAAA aGATCAGCTGCTCACACAGAGAGTCCAGTCTTCAGCATCCAGCTGTGTGTCCATGAAGAGTGACTGGTCCAAAGAACTGAATCCTCCAGACTTCAGTGCTGAATCCTCAGACACAAA agagaggaagaggagtggTGTTTGTGTGAAGGAGCAGCCGTCCACTTGTGCTTTGTGTCAGGATGTACTAAAGGATCCGGTCTCTACCATCTGTGGACACTGGTTCTGTAGACAGTGCTTTACCTCCTACTGGGACCGGTCTGCTCAACCAGGACTCTGCTCTTGCCCCCAGTGTGCAGAAAGGTCCAACAGCAGAGCCTCACCGCAGACAGTCACTGAGAGCACCGGGGACCAAA CACATGTTGGTCTGCCGGAGCTTTTAGATGAACACCAGATCAGTCTGAGGAGCAGATGTGAGCATGTGACACAAGGAAGTGAGGAAGCAGGAAGTGGAATGCTCCTCAACAGGATTTACACAGAGTTGTACATCACAGAGGGAAAGAGTGAGGAAGTTAACACCCAACATGAGGTCATGCAGCTGGAGACACCCTCCAAGAACAGCGAGGTTCTTGATGTTCCAATCAGGTGCAACGATATCTTTAAACCCTCCCTGAACCAACCTGAATCCATCAGAGTGGTTCTGACCAGTGGCGTCGCCGGAGCAGGAAAAAGTCTCTCAGTGCAGAAGTTCTGCTTGGACTGGGCCAACGGCTTGGAGAACCAAGAACTCAGTGCTGTGATTCCTCTGTCATTCAGGGAGCTGAATTTGATCAGAGATCAGCAGCACAGTCTTCTCTCACTGGTCCAGCTTTTCCACCCAGAGTTCAAAAAGATCAAGGCAGAGCAGCTGGCTGTCTGTAAACCtctcttcatctttgatggCCTGGATGAAAGCAGAATCTCTCTGGATTTCCAGAACCCTCCCTTGGTATCTGATGTTGTAGAAAGTTCCTCAGTCAGTGTGCAGCTGACAAACCTCATCCAAGGACATCTGCTTCCCTCAGCGCTTATCTGGATAACctccagacctgcagcagccagtCAGATCCCTTTGGCACGTGTTGACAGGGTAACAGAAGTACGAGGCTTCACCGATGCTCAGAAGGAGGAATTCTTCAGGAAAAGGTTCAGTGATGAAGAAGAGCTGTCCACCAGAATCTTCTCCCACATCAAGAGCTCCAGGACCCTCTATGTGATGTGTCAAATCCCAGTTTTCTGCTGGATCATGGCTGTGGTTCTGGAAGACATGTTgaccacagagcagagaggagagcttCCCACCACCCTGACTGACATGTACTCATACTTTCTGCTGGTCCAGACAAAGAGGAATATGAACAAGTACCAGCAGGAACATCAGAGCTCACAGGAACTGTCAGAGGCAGACAGAGAAGTTCTTCTGAAACTGGGAAGGCTGGCATTTGAACATCTGGacaaaggaaacatcatgttCTACCAAGAAGACCTGGAGCAGTGCAGTCTTGATGTCACAGGGGCCTCAGTGCACTCAGGAGTTTGTACAGAGGTCTTTAAAAGAGAATGTGAGATCTTCCAGAAGCCGGTCTATTGCTTTGTTCATCTGAGCattcaggagtttctggctgctGTCTACATGTTCCACTGTTTCACCCACAAGAACTCTGAGGTGATGCAAGAATTCCTAAAGAGTCAAACAAGCTCTCTGGAGGAATTTTTGTGGAGAGTCATGGATATATCCCTCCAGAGTAAAACTGGACATCTGGACTTGTTTGCTCGCTTCCTTCATGGCCTCTCTATTGAGTCCAACTCCAAACTCTTGGGTAGCCTGCTGGGTCAGACAGAGAACAGTCCAGAAACCATTCAAAGAGTCATCAACAACCTACAGCAGGTGAACAGTGGAGACTGCAAAAGGGAGATGGATTTCATCACAACAAAGATGATCAAAGATGAAGTGTCTCCTGACAGAAGAATCAATGTTTTCCATTGCATGATGGAGATGAAAGACCTCTCAGTTCATCGGGAGATCCACAAATTCCTAAAATCAAAGGACAAAACGGAGAAGGATCTCTCAGAGATGCAGTGTTTAGCTCTGGCCTACATGCTGCAGATGTCAGAAGAGGTTCTGGATGAGCTGGACTTGGACCAATACAGAACATCAAATGAGGGTCGAAGGAGACTGATCCCAGCTGTGAAGAACTGTAGGAAGTTTAG GCTGAGAAACTGTGGACTCTCAGAGACTGACTGTGAAACAGTGGCCTTGGCTCTTCTATCCGACCCGTCtcacctgacagaactggatcTGAGTGGAAACGAGCTTCAGGATTCAGCAATGATGCTTCTGTGTGCTGGACTGGAGAATCCAAACTGCAGACTGGAGAGTCTGAG GCTGAGGATCTGCAGTTTGTCAGATTTTAGCTGTGGTGTTCTGGGCTTTGCTCTGATgtccaacccgtcccacctgaAAGAACTGGACCTTAGAAGCGCTGACTTTCAGAGTTCAGCAATGCAGCATCTGTGTGCTTTTCTGGAGAATCCACACTGCATACTGAAGACTCTGAG
- the LOC110013702 gene encoding NLR family CARD domain-containing protein 3-like isoform X2 — protein MKSDWSKELNPPDFSAEPGPSASKDQLLTQRVQSSASSCVSMKSDWSKELNPPDFSAESSDTKERKRSGVCVKEQPSTCALCQDVLKDPVSTICGHWFCRQCFTSYWDRSAQPGLCSCPQCAERSNSRASPQTVTESTGDQTHVGLPELLDEHQISLRSRCEHVTQGSEEAGSGMLLNRIYTELYITEGKSEEVNTQHEVMQLETPSKNSEVLDVPIRCNDIFKPSLNQPESIRVVLTSGVAGAGKSLSVQKFCLDWANGLENQELSAVIPLSFRELNLIRDQQHSLLSLVQLFHPEFKKIKAEQLAVCKPLFIFDGLDESRISLDFQNPPLVSDVVESSSVSVQLTNLIQGHLLPSALIWITSRPAAASQIPLARVDRVTEVRGFTDAQKEEFFRKRFSDEEELSTRIFSHIKSSRTLYVMCQIPVFCWIMAVVLEDMLTTEQRGELPTTLTDMYSYFLLVQTKRNMNKYQQEHQSSQELSEADREVLLKLGRLAFEHLDKGNIMFYQEDLEQCSLDVTGASVHSGVCTEVFKRECEIFQKPVYCFVHLSIQEFLAAVYMFHCFTHKNSEVMQEFLKSQTSSLEEFLWRVMDISLQSKTGHLDLFARFLHGLSIESNSKLLGSLLGQTENSPETIQRVINNLQQVNSGDCKREMDFITTKMIKDEVSPDRRINVFHCMMEMKDLSVHREIHKFLKSKDKTEKDLSEMQCLALAYMLQMSEEVLDELDLDQYRTSNEGRRRLIPAVKNCRKFRLRNCGLSETDCETVALALLSDPSHLTELDLSGNELQDSAMMLLCAGLENPNCRLESLRLRICSLSDFSCGVLGFALMSNPSHLKELDLRSADFQSSAMQHLCAFLENPHCILKTLRLVNCTLSKFSCAALVSALKSSPSHLTELDLSLNFIQDSGVEHLCAFLETSCCLLQTLRLQSFCVS, from the exons ATGAAGAGTGACTGGTCCAAAGAACTGAATCCTCCTGACTTCAGTGCAGAACCTGGACCCTCAGCCTCAAA aGATCAGCTGCTCACACAGAGAGTCCAGTCTTCAGCATCCAGCTGTGTGTCCATGAAGAGTGACTGGTCCAAAGAACTGAATCCTCCAGACTTCAGTGCTGAATCCTCAGACACAAA agagaggaagaggagtggTGTTTGTGTGAAGGAGCAGCCGTCCACTTGTGCTTTGTGTCAGGATGTACTAAAGGATCCGGTCTCTACCATCTGTGGACACTGGTTCTGTAGACAGTGCTTTACCTCCTACTGGGACCGGTCTGCTCAACCAGGACTCTGCTCTTGCCCCCAGTGTGCAGAAAGGTCCAACAGCAGAGCCTCACCGCAGACAGTCACTGAGAGCACCGGGGACCAAA CACATGTTGGTCTGCCGGAGCTTTTAGATGAACACCAGATCAGTCTGAGGAGCAGATGTGAGCATGTGACACAAGGAAGTGAGGAAGCAGGAAGTGGAATGCTCCTCAACAGGATTTACACAGAGTTGTACATCACAGAGGGAAAGAGTGAGGAAGTTAACACCCAACATGAGGTCATGCAGCTGGAGACACCCTCCAAGAACAGCGAGGTTCTTGATGTTCCAATCAGGTGCAACGATATCTTTAAACCCTCCCTGAACCAACCTGAATCCATCAGAGTGGTTCTGACCAGTGGCGTCGCCGGAGCAGGAAAAAGTCTCTCAGTGCAGAAGTTCTGCTTGGACTGGGCCAACGGCTTGGAGAACCAAGAACTCAGTGCTGTGATTCCTCTGTCATTCAGGGAGCTGAATTTGATCAGAGATCAGCAGCACAGTCTTCTCTCACTGGTCCAGCTTTTCCACCCAGAGTTCAAAAAGATCAAGGCAGAGCAGCTGGCTGTCTGTAAACCtctcttcatctttgatggCCTGGATGAAAGCAGAATCTCTCTGGATTTCCAGAACCCTCCCTTGGTATCTGATGTTGTAGAAAGTTCCTCAGTCAGTGTGCAGCTGACAAACCTCATCCAAGGACATCTGCTTCCCTCAGCGCTTATCTGGATAACctccagacctgcagcagccagtCAGATCCCTTTGGCACGTGTTGACAGGGTAACAGAAGTACGAGGCTTCACCGATGCTCAGAAGGAGGAATTCTTCAGGAAAAGGTTCAGTGATGAAGAAGAGCTGTCCACCAGAATCTTCTCCCACATCAAGAGCTCCAGGACCCTCTATGTGATGTGTCAAATCCCAGTTTTCTGCTGGATCATGGCTGTGGTTCTGGAAGACATGTTgaccacagagcagagaggagagcttCCCACCACCCTGACTGACATGTACTCATACTTTCTGCTGGTCCAGACAAAGAGGAATATGAACAAGTACCAGCAGGAACATCAGAGCTCACAGGAACTGTCAGAGGCAGACAGAGAAGTTCTTCTGAAACTGGGAAGGCTGGCATTTGAACATCTGGacaaaggaaacatcatgttCTACCAAGAAGACCTGGAGCAGTGCAGTCTTGATGTCACAGGGGCCTCAGTGCACTCAGGAGTTTGTACAGAGGTCTTTAAAAGAGAATGTGAGATCTTCCAGAAGCCGGTCTATTGCTTTGTTCATCTGAGCattcaggagtttctggctgctGTCTACATGTTCCACTGTTTCACCCACAAGAACTCTGAGGTGATGCAAGAATTCCTAAAGAGTCAAACAAGCTCTCTGGAGGAATTTTTGTGGAGAGTCATGGATATATCCCTCCAGAGTAAAACTGGACATCTGGACTTGTTTGCTCGCTTCCTTCATGGCCTCTCTATTGAGTCCAACTCCAAACTCTTGGGTAGCCTGCTGGGTCAGACAGAGAACAGTCCAGAAACCATTCAAAGAGTCATCAACAACCTACAGCAGGTGAACAGTGGAGACTGCAAAAGGGAGATGGATTTCATCACAACAAAGATGATCAAAGATGAAGTGTCTCCTGACAGAAGAATCAATGTTTTCCATTGCATGATGGAGATGAAAGACCTCTCAGTTCATCGGGAGATCCACAAATTCCTAAAATCAAAGGACAAAACGGAGAAGGATCTCTCAGAGATGCAGTGTTTAGCTCTGGCCTACATGCTGCAGATGTCAGAAGAGGTTCTGGATGAGCTGGACTTGGACCAATACAGAACATCAAATGAGGGTCGAAGGAGACTGATCCCAGCTGTGAAGAACTGTAGGAAGTTTAG GCTGAGAAACTGTGGACTCTCAGAGACTGACTGTGAAACAGTGGCCTTGGCTCTTCTATCCGACCCGTCtcacctgacagaactggatcTGAGTGGAAACGAGCTTCAGGATTCAGCAATGATGCTTCTGTGTGCTGGACTGGAGAATCCAAACTGCAGACTGGAGAGTCTGAG GCTGAGGATCTGCAGTTTGTCAGATTTTAGCTGTGGTGTTCTGGGCTTTGCTCTGATgtccaacccgtcccacctgaAAGAACTGGACCTTAGAAGCGCTGACTTTCAGAGTTCAGCAATGCAGCATCTGTGTGCTTTTCTGGAGAATCCACACTGCATACTGAAGACTCTGAG